In Saccharomonospora marina XMU15, one genomic interval encodes:
- a CDS encoding ubiquitin-like protein Pup, translated as MAQEKVEKHGGGDSDDDVEAGAPAGQERREKLGEDVDTILDEIDDVLEENAEDFVRAYVQKGGQ; from the coding sequence ATGGCTCAGGAGAAGGTTGAAAAGCACGGTGGCGGCGACTCCGACGATGATGTCGAGGCTGGTGCGCCTGCCGGCCAGGAACGCCGCGAGAAGCTCGGCGAGGACGTGGACACGATCCTCGACGAGATCGACGACGTGCTGGAGGAGAACGCCGAGGACTTCGTGCGTGCCTACGTGCAAAAGGGCGGGCAGTAG
- the prcB gene encoding proteasome subunit beta, protein MEHTPRNSGFALPAAYLSSTTSSFADFLRAQAPELLPSRKPDGVLAPGSAIEPPHGTTIVAATFSGGVLLAGDRRATTGNMIATRDLEKVYVTDAYSAVGIAGTAGIALELVRLYTVELAHYEKIEGVSLSLDGKANKLANMVKGNLDVALAGLAVLPLFVGYDIDSSDPKRAGRIVSFDVTGGRYEETAGYHAVGSGSVLAKSSLKKLYDPDADAEAATRAAVEALYDAADDDTATGGPDLVRNIYPTVVTITAEHGAVKTPQEQTAAIARAVVESRSERPGRLG, encoded by the coding sequence ATGGAACACACTCCGCGCAACTCGGGCTTCGCGCTGCCCGCTGCCTACCTGTCGTCGACAACGTCGTCGTTCGCCGATTTCCTGAGAGCACAGGCTCCTGAACTGCTGCCGAGCAGGAAGCCGGACGGTGTGCTGGCGCCCGGCAGCGCCATCGAGCCGCCGCACGGCACGACGATCGTCGCCGCCACGTTCAGCGGCGGCGTGCTGCTCGCCGGTGACCGCAGGGCCACCACCGGTAACATGATCGCCACGCGGGACCTGGAGAAGGTCTACGTCACCGACGCATACTCCGCGGTCGGTATCGCGGGCACCGCCGGTATCGCCTTGGAACTGGTCCGGCTCTACACGGTGGAACTGGCCCACTACGAGAAGATCGAGGGTGTTTCGCTTTCGCTGGACGGCAAGGCGAACAAGCTGGCGAACATGGTCAAGGGCAACCTCGACGTCGCGCTGGCGGGTCTGGCGGTGCTGCCGCTGTTCGTCGGATACGACATCGATTCTTCCGACCCCAAGCGTGCGGGCAGGATCGTGTCGTTCGACGTGACCGGTGGCCGCTACGAGGAGACTGCCGGCTATCACGCCGTGGGCTCGGGGTCGGTGTTGGCCAAGTCGTCGCTGAAGAAGCTCTACGATCCCGATGCCGACGCCGAGGCGGCCACCCGCGCCGCGGTGGAGGCGCTCTACGACGCGGCCGACGACGACACCGCCACGGGTGGGCCCGACCTGGTGCGCAACATCTACCCGACGGTGGTCACGATCACGGCTGAGCACGGTGCCGTGAAGACGCCGCAGGAGCAGACCGCGGCGATCGCGCGGGCTGTGGTGGAGAGCAGGTCCGAACGGCCGGGGCGGCTCGGCTGA
- the prcA gene encoding proteasome subunit alpha codes for MTMPLYASPEQLMRERSELARKGIARGRSVVVLKYRGGVLFVAENPSPTLHKVSEIYDRIGFAAVGRYSEFESLRRGGIRHVDLQGYQYDRRDVNARALANVYAQTLSTIFTEQLKPFEVEICVAQVGATSDEDELYRLTYDGSIVMDEPKFVVMGGQADTINSRLKDAFSDGMELADALRVAVESLRAPATPGAGGNGEGEPGKLEVAVLDRERPGRKFRRITGAALDALMPGPSEPAKGEDGNGQQPGEGQGGSANGSADGNGNGQASGESGPSQT; via the coding sequence GTGACGATGCCGCTGTACGCCTCACCCGAGCAGTTGATGCGTGAGCGTTCCGAGCTCGCCCGTAAGGGCATCGCCAGGGGACGAAGCGTCGTCGTGCTCAAGTACCGGGGCGGCGTGTTGTTCGTCGCGGAGAACCCGTCGCCGACGTTGCACAAGGTCTCGGAGATCTACGACCGGATCGGGTTCGCCGCGGTGGGCCGCTACAGCGAGTTCGAGAGCCTGCGCAGGGGCGGCATCCGGCACGTTGACCTGCAGGGCTACCAGTACGACCGGCGTGATGTGAACGCCAGGGCACTGGCCAACGTGTACGCCCAGACGCTGAGCACGATCTTCACCGAACAGCTCAAGCCGTTCGAGGTGGAGATCTGTGTGGCCCAGGTGGGGGCGACCTCGGACGAGGACGAGCTGTACCGGCTGACCTACGACGGCTCGATCGTGATGGACGAGCCGAAGTTCGTGGTGATGGGCGGTCAGGCGGACACGATCAACTCCAGGCTGAAGGACGCCTTCTCCGACGGCATGGAACTGGCCGATGCGCTGCGGGTCGCGGTGGAATCGCTGCGTGCCCCTGCCACGCCGGGAGCCGGCGGTAACGGTGAGGGCGAGCCCGGAAAGCTCGAGGTCGCGGTGCTCGACAGGGAGCGGCCAGGCCGTAAGTTCCGGCGCATCACCGGCGCGGCGCTGGACGCGTTGATGCCGGGTCCCTCGGAGCCCGCCAAGGGCGAGGACGGCAACGGGCAGCAGCCCGGCGAGGGCCAGGGCGGCAGCGCCAACGGCAGCGCTGACGGCAACGGCAACGGGCAGGCTTCCGGCGAGTCCGGCCCGTCGCAGACCTGA
- a CDS encoding bifunctional phosphatase PAP2/diacylglycerol kinase family protein translates to MRQVGARDRALVARSASLPASPADALLRALSRSANKGRLWWAVAATLATRKGAPRRGALRGLAAVAGASVAANLVGKPLFPRRRPAAELVPEPRRLVKRPTSSSFPSGHAASAAAFVTSVAMEAPALGLALAPVGAAVSYSRMHTGVHWPSDIGAGMLIGVAAALATRHWWPLHPDTPARTAHRAHAPVMRDGEDMLAVVNPGSGDADSDPTDEVRYAWPKATLLYPDPGTDIRAQLEAEILRADGRVRALGVAGGDGTVAAVASVAADYDLPLALIPAGTLNHFARDVGVRAMRDADAATEAGAAVGIDLGEVEISGAGTTSRRWFVNTASLGGYPEMVRLREKIQQRHPKWPATVIALVRTLRRARPLRVRLDGKPMTLWMIFVGNGTYAPRGFGPSRRPALDTGLLDVRFLRADLPYSRARFVLAMLTNTLTTSHVYRQVDLPSLEVELLDANRRVATDGEVGPLGRRFRFHSRPSTLTIYRLPER, encoded by the coding sequence ATGCGTCAGGTGGGCGCGCGCGACCGCGCCCTTGTCGCGCGCAGCGCGTCACTGCCCGCCTCCCCCGCCGACGCGCTGCTGCGCGCCCTGAGCCGCTCCGCGAACAAGGGACGCCTGTGGTGGGCCGTCGCCGCCACGCTCGCCACCCGCAAGGGCGCACCACGGCGCGGCGCGCTGCGCGGCCTCGCCGCCGTCGCGGGGGCCAGCGTCGCCGCCAACCTCGTCGGCAAGCCGCTGTTCCCCCGCCGCAGACCGGCAGCCGAACTGGTACCCGAACCCCGCAGGCTGGTCAAGCGCCCCACCTCGTCGTCGTTTCCTTCCGGGCACGCCGCCTCCGCCGCCGCGTTCGTGACCTCCGTGGCCATGGAGGCACCGGCGCTGGGGCTGGCGCTGGCCCCCGTCGGCGCCGCGGTGTCCTACTCCCGCATGCACACCGGCGTGCACTGGCCCAGCGACATCGGGGCAGGAATGCTCATCGGCGTCGCCGCCGCGCTCGCCACCCGGCACTGGTGGCCACTGCACCCTGACACCCCCGCCCGCACGGCGCACCGGGCCCACGCCCCGGTGATGCGCGACGGCGAGGACATGCTCGCCGTGGTCAACCCCGGCTCCGGCGACGCCGACAGCGACCCCACCGACGAGGTCCGCTACGCCTGGCCCAAGGCCACCCTGCTCTACCCCGACCCCGGCACCGACATCCGTGCCCAGCTGGAAGCCGAGATCCTGCGCGCCGACGGCCGGGTACGCGCGCTCGGCGTCGCGGGCGGCGACGGGACCGTCGCCGCGGTCGCCTCGGTCGCCGCCGACTACGACCTGCCGCTCGCGCTGATTCCCGCCGGAACTCTCAACCACTTCGCCCGTGACGTCGGCGTGCGCGCCATGCGAGACGCCGACGCGGCGACCGAGGCGGGCGCCGCCGTGGGCATCGACCTCGGCGAGGTCGAGATCTCCGGCGCGGGAACCACCAGCCGCCGCTGGTTCGTCAACACCGCCAGCCTCGGCGGCTACCCGGAAATGGTGCGGCTGCGGGAGAAGATCCAGCAGCGCCACCCCAAATGGCCCGCCACCGTCATCGCGCTGGTCCGCACGCTACGCCGCGCCAGACCGCTGCGGGTCCGACTCGACGGCAAACCCATGACGCTGTGGATGATCTTCGTCGGCAACGGCACCTACGCACCGAGGGGGTTCGGGCCCTCACGCAGGCCCGCGCTCGACACCGGCCTGCTCGACGTGCGATTCCTGCGCGCCGACCTGCCGTACTCACGGGCGCGGTTCGTGCTGGCGATGTTGACGAACACGCTCACCACCAGCCACGTCTACCGCCAGGTCGACCTGCCCTCGCTCGAGGTCGAACTACTCGACGCCAACCGCAGGGTCGCCACCGACGGCGAGGTCGGGCCACTGGGCCGCAGGTTCCGGTTCCACTCCCGACCGAGCACGCTGACGATCTACCGGCTACCCGAACGGTGA